In a genomic window of Chaetodon trifascialis isolate fChaTrf1 chromosome 8, fChaTrf1.hap1, whole genome shotgun sequence:
- the LOC139335647 gene encoding vesicular inhibitory amino acid transporter-like produces MAHLIRHKLTNKLTNAAHTVSNKSQAKVSGVFARLGFQAATDEEGLGFAECDDLDYDYRQGMQMDVLQGDEEGGHMEGEGELEGDSHYQRDGTGRRPSSLKAGESLDEDKPKITTWEAGWNVTNAIQGMFVLGLPYAILHGGYLGLFLIIFAAVVCCYTGKILIACLYEENEDGIKVRVRDSYVDIANACCAPRFPALGGHVVNVAQIIELVMTCILYVVVSGNLMYNSFPGFPVSQKAWSVVATVALLPCAFLKNLKAVSKFSLLCTVAHFIINVLVVAYCLSRAREWAWEKVKFYIDVKKFPISIGIIVFSYTSQIFLPSLEGNMQKPSEFHCMMEWSHIAACVLKGLFALVAYLTWADATKEVITDNLPSTIRAVVNIFLVAKALLSYPLPFFAAVEVLEKSLFQDGGRAFFPDCYGPGGQLKSWGLGLRIALVVFTLLMAVFVPHFALLMGLTGSLTGAGLCFLLPSLFHLKLQWRNLMWHHVFFDVAIFVIGGICAISGFIHSIEGLIEAFKYNIQD; encoded by the exons ATGGCTCACCTGATACGACACAAGCTGACCAACAAGCTGACCAACGCGGCCCACACGGTGTCCAACAAATCTCAGGCCAAGGTCAGCGGGGTGTTCGCCCGGCTGGGCTTCCAGGCCGCCACGGACGAAGAGGGTTTGGGTTTCGCCGAGTGCGACGACTTGGATTATGACTACAGGCAAGGGATGCAAATGGATGTCCTTCAGGGAGACGAGGAAGGGGGGCACATGGAAGGAGAGGGGGAGTTGGAGGGAGACAGCCACTACCAGAGGGACGGCACCGGCCGGAGGCCCTCGTCCCTTAAGGCGGGAGAATCGTTGGATGAGGATAAACCAAAAATCACGACATGGGAAGCTGGCTGGAACGTCACCAACGCCATTCAG GGCATGTTCGTCCTCGGCCTGCCGTACGCCATCCTCCACGGCGGCTACCTCGGTCTCTTCCTCATTATCTTCGCGGCTGTGGTGTGCTGCTACACCGGCAAAATCCTCATTGCGTGTCTGTACGAAGAGAACGAGGACGGCATCAAAGTGCGCGTGAGGGACTCCTACGTGGACATCGCCAATGCCTGCTGCGCACCCCGCTTCCCGGCGCTGGGCGGGCACGTGGTGAACGTGGCTCAGATTATCGAGCTGGTCATGACGTGCATTTTGTACGTTGTGGTCAGTGGCAACCTGATGTACAACAGTTTCCCGGGGTTTCCCGTCTCACAGAAGGCTTGGTCTGTGGTGGCCACGGTCGCGCTCCTGCCTTGCGCGTTCCTGAAGAACCTCAAGGCCGTGTCCAAGTTCAGCTTGCTCTGCACTGTGGCGCACTTCATCATCAATGTCCTTGTGGTTGCCTACTGCCTCTCCAGGGCGCGCGAGTGGGCCTGGGAGAAGGTCAAGTTTTATATTGATGTGAAGAAATTCCCCATTTCAATTGGCATCATCGTGTTCAGCTACACCTCCCAGATCTTCCTCCCTTCCCTGGAGGGAAACATGCAGAAGCCCAGTGAGTTCCACTGCATGATGGAGTGGAGTCACATCGCAGCCTGCGTCCTCAAAGGCCTCTTTGCCCTGGTGGCCTACTTGACTTGGGCAGACGCCACAAAAGAGGTCATCACAGATAACCTGCCTTCAACCATCCGGGCAGTGGTGAACATCTTCCTCGTCGCCAAGGCACTGTTATCTTACCCGCTGCCATTTTTTGCCGCAGTTGAGGTTCTGGAGAAGTCCTTGTTCCAGGATGGCGGGAGAGCCTTCTTCCCTGACTGCTATGGCCCTGGTGGGCAGTTGAAATCGTGGGGTCTGGGCCTTCGAATTGCCCTGGTAGTCTTCACATTACTCATGGCCGTCTTTGTCCCCCATTTCGCCCTCCTTATGGGTTTAACTGGAAGCCTCACCGGCGCCGGCCTGTGCTTCCTTTTGCCAAGCCTCTTCCACCTGAAGCTCCAGTGGAGGAATCTCATGTGGCACCATGTCTTCTTTGACGTTGCCATTTTTGTTATTGGAGGCATATGCGCCATATCTGGCTTCATTCATTCGATTGAAGGGCTCATAGAGGCGTTCAAGTATAATATCCAGGACTGA